The proteins below are encoded in one region of Fibrella aestuarina BUZ 2:
- a CDS encoding DUF5522 domain-containing protein, with the protein MQGEGSKKRKIVGLADEDYYFTEEGFVVFTAAYHLKRGYCCKNGCRHCPYGFKKEK; encoded by the coding sequence ATGCAGGGAGAAGGAAGCAAGAAACGAAAAATCGTCGGTTTGGCCGATGAAGACTACTACTTTACCGAGGAAGGCTTCGTTGTTTTCACGGCAGCTTACCACCTGAAGCGGGGCTATTGCTGCAAAAACGGGTGTCGCCATTGCCCTTACGGCTTTAAAAAGGAAAAATAA
- the rpmB gene encoding 50S ribosomal protein L28, with amino-acid sequence MARVCQITGKRTQVGNNVSHANNRTKRKFYPNLQTKRFFVESTGEWITLKVSTSAIKTINKKGLEATLLDAYKKGTLSA; translated from the coding sequence ATGGCCAGAGTTTGTCAAATTACAGGAAAGCGGACGCAGGTTGGTAACAATGTATCGCACGCCAACAATAGAACGAAACGTAAATTCTATCCCAACCTTCAGACGAAGCGGTTCTTTGTTGAATCGACGGGCGAGTGGATTACGTTGAAAGTTTCTACGTCGGCCATCAAGACCATCAATAAAAAAGGTCTGGAAGCGACTTTGCTCGATGCCTACAAGAAAGGCACACTGTCGGCGTAA